The following coding sequences lie in one Victivallis lenta genomic window:
- a CDS encoding uroporphyrinogen decarboxylase family protein codes for MDQRENILKLWRREGFEFQPVHFDLCPALERKFHEVYGEEADYRDVFEFPFRNLRTGFLRQEFRDWNERCYSGREFLPGTSFSIWGVAHEPTPESMHMSRMYHPMQNFTTEEEFASYPYPEFDPSQAEECRREVEALHARGIAAMVPLNCTIWETAWYMRSMEEMMVGMMTDDPLTERHFERITVLAEQRAAAFASCGADLLHLGDDIGMQQTIMMSHELYRKHLKPRLARVVQAAKAAKPDMVITYHSCGYVTPFITDLMEAGVEVLNPVQPECMDFAEIHAEYGKKLSFWGTVGTQSTMPFGTPDEVKAVVRRNLEIAGEAGGLLCTPTHLLEPEVPWENIEAYVEACREFRLA; via the coding sequence ATGGATCAGCGGGAAAATATCTTGAAGCTGTGGCGGCGCGAAGGGTTCGAATTTCAGCCGGTGCATTTCGATCTCTGCCCGGCGCTTGAGCGAAAATTCCACGAGGTTTACGGCGAGGAGGCCGATTACCGGGACGTGTTCGAATTCCCGTTCCGCAACCTCCGGACCGGGTTCCTGCGCCAGGAGTTCCGCGACTGGAACGAGCGCTGCTACTCCGGCCGGGAGTTCCTGCCCGGCACGAGCTTCTCGATCTGGGGCGTGGCGCACGAGCCGACGCCGGAGTCGATGCATATGAGCCGGATGTACCACCCGATGCAGAATTTTACGACGGAGGAGGAGTTCGCCTCGTACCCTTACCCCGAATTCGACCCGTCGCAGGCGGAGGAGTGCCGCCGGGAGGTCGAGGCGCTCCATGCACGCGGAATTGCCGCCATGGTTCCGCTGAACTGCACGATCTGGGAGACCGCCTGGTACATGCGCAGCATGGAGGAGATGATGGTCGGCATGATGACCGACGACCCGCTGACCGAACGGCATTTCGAACGCATCACCGTCCTGGCTGAACAGCGAGCCGCCGCCTTTGCGTCCTGCGGCGCCGACCTGCTGCATCTCGGCGACGATATCGGCATGCAGCAGACGATCATGATGTCGCATGAGCTTTACCGGAAACACCTGAAACCGCGTCTCGCCCGCGTGGTGCAGGCGGCCAAAGCGGCCAAGCCGGATATGGTCATCACCTACCACTCCTGCGGGTACGTCACGCCGTTCATCACCGACCTGATGGAGGCCGGCGTCGAGGTGTTGAACCCGGTCCAGCCCGAGTGCATGGATTTCGCCGAAATCCACGCCGAGTACGGAAAAAAGCTCTCGTTCTGGGGTACCGTCGGCACCCAGAGCACAATGCCGTTCGGAACGCCGGACGAGGTCAAGGCCGTCGTCCGGCGCAACCTCGAGATCGCCGGAGAAGCCGGCGGGCTGCTCTGCACCCCGACCCACCTGCTGGAACCCGAAGTTCCGTGGGAGAATATCGAAGCCTACGTCGAAGCCTGCCGCGAATTCCGCCTCGCCTGA